A single Lolium perenne isolate Kyuss_39 chromosome 6, Kyuss_2.0, whole genome shotgun sequence DNA region contains:
- the LOC127307960 gene encoding uncharacterized protein, which produces MATTACSPPLSSTAAISACQSAAPSSKRFLPRPCRPPRPRPRLRAGSLKEWREFEDAVESKDLSRALRFLQSVEPAYYPEAPASAGTQVALPVPPGRDWEVLDACIDADDMRLVGRAYQFLSDRGVLANFGKCKNIVLDGPREVTPTILKEMTGLEAAKLAPKKWGLSGNSPYVLATFFGGVSFLLTQGVDVRPNLAAILGLATADALFLGGTCAAQISCFWPPYKRRILVHEAGHLLTAYLMGCPIRGVILDPFVALRMGIQGQAGTQFWDAKMEKELGEGHLSSTAFDRYCMILFAGIAAEALVYGEAEGGENDENLFRSLCILLNPPLSVAQMANRARWSVMQSYNLLKWHKKAHRAAVKALEGGHSLSVVIRRIEEAISSDR; this is translated from the exons ATGGCGACCACCGCCTGCTCCCCGCCGCTCTCCTCCACCGCGGCCATCTCCGCCTGCCAGTCGGCCGCCCCCTCCTCCAAGCGCTTCCTCCCGCGCCCCTGCCGCCCACCGCGGCCCAGGCCCCGGCTCCGCGCGGGCTCCCTCAAGGAATGGCGCGAGTTCGAGGACGCCGTTGAGAGCAAGGACCTCTCGCGCGCGCTGCGGTTCCTGCAGTCGGTGGAGCCCGCGTATTACCCGGAGGCGCCGGCGTCCGCGGGTACGCAGGTGGCGCTCCCCGTGCCGCCGGGCCGGGACTGGGAGGTGCTGGACGCCTGCATCGACGCCGACGACATGCGGCTCGTCGGCCGGGCGTACCAGTTCCTCTCCGACCGCGGGGTCCTCGCCAACTTCGGCAAGTGCAAAAACATAG TTCTGGACGGGCCAAGAGAAGTCACACCAACAATTTTAAAGGAGATGACAGGCCTGGAAG CTGCAAAGCTTGCACCGAAGAAGTGGGGTCTCTCAGGAAATTCCCCTTATGTTCTGGCTACATTTTTTGGAGGTGTATCCTTTCTTCTGACTCAAGGAGTTGATGTACGGCCTAACTTGGCCGCCATATTGGGCTTAGCAACAGCTGATGCGCTTTTTCTTGGTGGGACTTGTGCTGCTCAAATCTCATGTTTCTGGCCTCCATACAAGCGCAGAATCCTTGTACATGAAGCAGGCCATCTTCTTACTG CTTATCTAATGGGTTGCCCAATACGAGGAGTCATCCTGGATCCATTTGTGGCATTGCGAATGGGCATTCAAGGCCAG GCAGGGACACAGTTCTGGGATGCGAAAATGGAGAAAGAACTCGGTGAGGGTCATCTATCTAGTACAGCATTTGACAG ATACTGCATGATTCTATTTGCTGGGATCGCTGCAGAAGCACTTGTATATGGGGAGGCAGAAGGAGGAGAAAATGATGAGAATTTATTCCGAAGTTTGTGTATTCTGCTCAATCCTCCGCTCTCTGTTGCACAG ATGGCAAATAGAGCTCGCTGGTCAGTGATGCAATCTTACAACCTTCTGAAGTGGCACAAGAAAGCGCATAGAGCTGCCGTGAAAGCACTTGAGGGTGGACATAGTCTCAGCGTCGTCATTAGGAGGATAGAAGAAGCCATCTCCTCCGACAGATAG